The Leifsonia poae region CACATCGGCCGCATGCAGCTCCACCCCAGGCCCGAGCCGGTCGGCGATGGCCACGCCGATCGCGCCAGTGCCGCAGCAGAGATCGAGGACCACCGCATCCGGCCGTCCCAGGTCGACGGCGCGACGCACCAGGAACTCGGTGCGCTGCCGGGAACGAACACGCCCGGTTCGACCGTGACGCGCAGCCCGCAGAACTCGACCCAACCGAGCAGAGGCTCGAGCGGGAACCCGGCGACACGACGAGCGACGAGACTCTCGAGCTCGTCCGGCGAAGCGGCGGCCTCGCTCAGCAGACGGGCCTCGTCTTCGGCGAAGACGCATCCTGCCGCGCGAAGTCGCGCCACGAGAGCGGGGTCGGGTCGGGGGTCGGTCACGAGCGACCATCGTAGCCGCGGAAGTTCCGCGCTGCTTCCGCCGACCCGGACCGGCGGGTTAGCCTGAACACATGCACAAGCGCGTCCGGCTTCTCATCCCTGCCCTCGTCGCGGCGATCGTGATGCCCTTCGCCCTCGCCGCGCCGGCCTCCGCCGCCAGCACCTCGCAGTGGGCGGGATGGGCGCCCCTCACCGGCGCGGGCGGCGCGTACACGACGACGATGACGCTGGCGAACAAACCCCAACTCATCGCCGACGTCACCAGCGACTCGCGCGCCGGCCAGGTCGGCGTGATCTCGGGCACCTCGACCTGGCTCGCCCAGGGCACGCCGGTCGGCGCCAAGTACGGCTCCAGCATCAACCAGCCCTACCTGAATCTGCGCCCCAAGGCGGACACACCGACGGCGCCCTCGACGACGACATACTCCTTCCGCACGCCGACGCCGACCTCGGGCTGGACCTTCGTGCTCGGCGACATCGACGCCGACCAGGTTCAGATCCGCGCGGTCGGCCCGAACGGCGTGGCGCTCACCTCGGCACAACTCGGCTTCCGCGGCGGCTTCAACTATTGCGCCCCAGGCGTGACCGGCAAGCCGTCATGCACCGGCTCCGCCACCGATGTGCCCAGTTGGAACCCCACGACCGCCGTGCTGCTCGGCAATGCGGCCGCCTCAGACACCTCCGGTGCATCCGCCTGGTTCGAGCCGTCGGCGGCCATCGCGTCGCTCACCTTCGTTTACGCCCAGCGCTCCGGTTTCCCCGTGTACCAGACCTGGTTCGCCTCCCTCGCCCGCGACATCACGGGCACAGTCACCGACCAGACGACCGGCCCCCTCAACGGCGCCACAGTCACCCTCACCGACCGCACCGGAGCGGTGGTCGGAACGGCGACCACCGCCGGCGGCGGCCTGTACTCCTTTCCCGGCTTCCTCGCGACCGACGGATACACGGTGTCGGTGACCCCGCCCGTCGGCAAGATCGCGGTCGGCGCTGCAAGCAAACCCGCCGATCTCACCGCCACCGATGCCGTCGTCGACTTCGCCGTGCGCGACATCGTTCCCGTCGGCGTGAGCGGAACCGTCCGCGACACCGACGGTCATCCCATCGCCGGCGCCGTCATCACAGTGGACGGGCAGAGCGCCACCTCCGGCCCCGACGGCACATACCGGTTCGAGAGCGTCGCCGTCGGCACCTACACCCCGACCATCACGCCTCCCGCCGGGTACACCTCCGTGGCACCGCTTCCGAGCTTCACCGTGAGCACGGGATCGGAGAGTCCCATCGTCGACGTGGACTTCGTCGTCGCCGCGAACCCGACCATCTCCGGAACAGTCACCGCCGGCGGAACCGGGGTCGCCGGTGTGACCGTCACCGCGGTCGGCCCCGGTGGAACAGAGACCACCGTCACCGCGACGGACGGCACATACTCATTCCCACGTGTTCCGAGCGGCGGGTACACGGTCACGGTCACCCCGCCGGCCGGTTCCACCGTCGACGGGCCGGCCAGTCAGTCCGTCACCGTGGCCACGAACGACGTGACCGACGTGGACTTCGCGCTCGCCAAGGCGGGCAGCATCGCCGGCGCCGTCGATGACGGCACCACCCCCGTCCCCGGTGCCACGGTGACCGTCAGCGGCCCCGGCGGCAGCACGGTGCTCACCACCGACGCGAGCGGCGCGTACGCCCTCGGCTCCCTGCCCTCCGGCACCTACACGATCACATTGACCGTTCCCGCCGGATACACGGCGGGCAGTCCCCTGACCAAGACCGTCACCGTGACTGCGGCGGGTGAGGCGTTCGTCGACCAGGACTTCGCAGTCACCGCCGTGGTCGTTCCGCCGACGACTCCCCCGACCACTCCGGCACAGCCGGGGACCACCGGAACGTCGGTGGGCGAGCTGGCAGACACCGGTTCCAGCGTCAACGCGTGGCCTGCGATCATCGCCGGAATCGTCGTGCTGCTCGGTGCGGCGGCCGTCATCATCGCGGCTGTGCGGCGGCGACGCTCCCAGTAGGGCCGACAGCGGGCCGGCGACGCTTCGCCGTCACGCCCGACGGCCCGCCCTCGGCTCGCCACTGGCGCATTCGCAGGGCACGCGTACTATCCGCCTCCAGATACCCAATCGGGGAGAGGAAATGCGGGTGTACCACGTGTACGTCGATGACCTGCGGTTCACTTTCGTCGACCGGGCTCCGGTGGACGAGTTCAAGGAGCGGGTCGTGGAAGCCAGCCGGGCCGAAGGGGCGTTCGTGCCCATCTCCCGGTCCAGCAGGCCTCCGAGCGAGGTCTTCGTCACCAGCCGGACGCGAGTGCGCATCGAGACGGCCACCATCCCCAGCGAGACGACAGGCGACGAAGACGACGGAGACGACGCGTTCTGGTTCGACTTCGACTCCCTGAAGTGACCGCGGGCAGGCCTCAGCGCAACTGGATGAGTCCCGCGTTCGTCGGGCGGAACCCGCACGCGCCGAAGTAGAAGGCCTTCAGCTCGTCGTCGAAGTCGACGTGCAGCCACTCGCATCCCGCAGCCCGGGCTTCCTCGGTCGCGACGGCGATCAGGCGTTTGCCCACTCCCTGATGCCGAACACGCCCGGCCACGAGGGTGTCCTCGATGAACGCGTGGATCTGGCCGTCCCAGATCACATTGACGAACCCGACGAGACCGTCGTCGTCGCGTGCGACGACCCAGCCGAGACTCAGCCGGGAGAGCATCCCGTTCCAGTCGTCATCGAAATATGCGTGCTCGAAGCCTTCCGCATGCAGCCGATTGACCTCATCATTGGTGAAGCCGCCGCGCCATTCCCAGGTGATCGTCATGCCGACAAGCATTCCAGACGCGCGTCGAGGGTGGCCACGGTCGCGGCGGCGCAGTATGGTCGCGGCATGACTATTCCCAACGACGACAGCAAGCCTGACGTGCCCGCCGACGGATCCGTGCCGCCCGCGCCCGACGCCGGCTCCGTGCCGCCCGCCCCGGAGCAGCCCATCACCCCGGCGCCCGACGCCGCCTTCCCGCCTGCTCCGCCGGCCGCGTACCCGGCCGCTCCGCCGGCCGCACCGCCCGGCACGTTCCCGGCGTACTCGGCGGCACCCAACGCCCCGGTCGCCGCTCCGTCGAGCCGCCCGTCGCTGGTCAACACGGCGTTCTGGCTCTTCATCGCGGCCGCCGTGCTCAGCGTGATCAGCGGCATCGTGACGATCGCCTCGGTCGGCTCGACCCGTCAGCAGATCATCGACCAGCTGCAGAAGACGAGCGGACTCAAGACCAACGGTCTCAGCATCGAGCAGTTGGCGGACGCCTCCATCGCGGGCGTCACCGCCCTCTCGATCGTCACCCTGATCTTCTGGGCCTTGGTCTTCGTGCTCTTCGCGTACTTCATGCGTCGCGGAGCCAACTGGGCCCGCATCGTTCTCACGGTGCTCACCGTGCTCTCGCTGATCAACATCCCGTGGGGCTTCTTCGCCGGTGCACTGCAGGTGATCGCCGCCATCGTGGCCACGATCCTCATGTGGCTCAAGCCGTCGTCGGCGTACTTCGCCGCCGTCAAGGCTTCGAAGGCCCCGCGCGCGTGACCCGCAGCTCTTAACCACGGAGGGCGGGTGAGGTCAAGGGGCTCGCTCCTGCGACGACATGCGCCTACGGTGGCCTGTGTCCGCCCGTCGACCCCACGGGCCGGTCTCAAAGAGAAAGCAGGTATCGGCACATGAACATACTGCTCATCGTCATCGCCATCGTGGCCGTCGTCCTCCTCTTCACCGGCGGGTTCGTGCAAGCCCTCAGCTGGCTGCTCTGGGTGGGGATCATCCTCCTGGTGTTCGCCGTGATCGTGTGGTTGGTGCGAATGATCAGCGGGCGCCGCTCCGTGTGACCAACGGCCAGAACGACGAAGCCCCGGGTGTTCGCATCCGGGGCTTCGTCGGTGGTGGCTGACACCATGACCGCATGGAGATCCTTCGCTTGCAGCCGGCCGGCCTCGTCGTGAGCCCCGCCTTCAGTCACGTGGCCGTCGTTCCGGCCGGCGCCACGACGGTATACGTCGGCGGGCAGAACGGCGTCGACGCCTCCGGCGCCGTCGTCTCGGCCGATGTCGTCGAGCAGTCCGTGCGGGCCGTGGAGAACGCCGCTCTCGCCCTCGAGGCTGCCGGCGCCACGCTCGCCGATGTCGTGCAGTGGACGGTGCTCATCGCCGAGAGCGCCGATGTGCGCGCGGCCTATGGCGCCGTCGCACCGCGCTTGGCGACCGGTGGCGCGCCTCCTCTGGTCACCGCCGCCCTGGTCGCCGGGCTCGGCGTTCCGGGCGCCCTCATCGAGGTCAGTGCGATCGCCGCCATCCTGCCTACCTGAATCCTGGACCGCCTGAGCCCTGGCCCACCCCGTTCCCGAACGGCCTACACTCGCGGCATGACCCTGCGCGAGATCGCGGACGAACTGTACGGAGTTCCGGCTGCGGCGTTCACTGCGGCGCGGGCCGCCGCGGCCGCCGGAACCGGCGATAAGCGTCTGGCCGAGCAGATCCTCCGCCTCCGGAAGCCGAGCGCGGCGGCGGCGGCCGTGAACCGCCTCGCGCGCGAAGAGCCCGAGCTGATCGAGGCCCTCCTCGCAGTCGGCGAACGGATGCGCGCTGCCGTCGGGAGCGGCGATCGAGCGGAGATCCGCGCACTCACCGGTGAACGTCGGCGGCTGCTGCAGAAGGCCGTGGACCGAACCGGTGGCAGCGCCGCGGTTCACCGTACCGTGGAGGAGACCCTGCAGGCGACGGCGATCGATCCGGCGGCGGCGGCGGCGGTCCGCAGCGGATTGCTGCTGCGCGCCCTCGCCTCCACCGGGCTCGACCCGGTCGAGCTGTCTGACGCGATGGCCCTGCCGGTGGGCCCGGATGCTCACCCGCTCGCGAGGCCGCAGACGACACAGACGCCGGAGGCCCCGCACAGTCCAGAGCCGAACACCGCGCCCGGCGTCACTGCCGCACGGCGTCGCGAACGCAAGCGCCGCATCCGGGTCGCCGAGACGGCGTTGGAGCGCTCCCGCTCCGCCGCGGAAGCTCTCGACGCCGAACTCGCCGAGGAGGTCGACCATCGCACCGCGCTGGAGGTGGAACGCGACGACCTCACCCGCCGTCTCGAGCACACCCGCGACGAACTCGCCGAGGCTCGGGCGACCGAGCGGGAGCTGCGGAGCCGCATCAGCCGGGCGCACTCCGCCGTGCGCGCCGGCGAACGGGAACTGCGGACGGCCAGGGAACAGCCCGAGTCTTAGAGCCGATCCCCTCTCTGCCGGTGATGGGCGGGGCCGAAACCGATCTCTACTTTCGCTGCGAATCCTGCAGAAGTCACCCGTTGGGCCGCCATAGTCGGTAGGCTTGTCGCGTTCGCGCGCTCGATCCCACAGGCAAGGAGGCCTACTCGGCCATGTCCCATCCCCTCACGGTCGCCGCGATCGGCTTTTGGCACGTTCATGCGGGCGACTACGCACGTGAAGCGCAACAGCATCCCGACACCACCCTCGTCGCCGTCTGGGACGACGACGAGGAGCGCGGCCGGGCGGCCGCCGCCGAATTCGGCGTCGAGTTCGTCGCCGACCTCGACGCGCTGCTCGCCCGCCCCGACCTCGACGGCGTCACCGTCACCACTTCCACCGACCAGCACCACGCCGTGATGGTCAAGGCCGCACGGGCCGGCAAGCACATCTTCACCGAGAAGGTGCTCGCGCCCACCGTGGCCGAAGCCGAAGAGATCGTCACCGCGGCACGGGATGCGCGGGTCACCCTCGTGGTGTCCCTGCCCCGGCTCTACGACGACTACACGCAGGCGATCGAGCGCATCCTCGACGACGGCACCCTCGGCGAGCTGACCTACTCGCGCGTGCGCCTGGCGCACGACGGTTGGGTCGCCGGCTGGCTCCCGGAGCGCTTCGGCGACCCCGCGACCGCCATCGGCGGCGCGCTCACCGACCTCGGCTGCCACCCCGCCTACCTCACCCGACTGTTCCACCGCGCCGAGCCCGTCTCGATCAGCGCCGGGTACGGCAGCGTGTCCGGACACCCGCTGGAAGACAACGCGGTCGTCACGGCCACGTTCCCCGGCGGTCGTCTGGGCGTGTTCGAGGCGAGCGTGGTGACCGCACCCGGCACCTTCACCATCGAGCTGCTCGGCACCGAGGCGGCCCTGATCTTCGGCTTCGGCGGCGACCGGATGCTCGCCAAAGGCGGCGCCTACGGCGACGATTGGCAGGAGCTCCCGCTGCCCGAACGGGCGCCGATGCCGTTCGACCAGTGGGTGGGGCACATCCACGCCGGCACGACCGCCGAGGACAATCTGCGGCACGCGCTCGCGCTGACCGGGCTCGTCGTGGCGGCGAACACCTCGGCGCGGGCCGGCTCCGCAGTGCCGTACGACGCACCAGCGTTCGCTCCCACGCGGGCGTAGCGCACTCCCGGCCCACACCTCCCCCGCGGTCCGCGACCGCATCCCTCCGACCCCACCGCGCCCCGACGGCGCGGCCCCTCGACGGCGTGACTTCCGTCGCACCTCCCTTCTTTCACGACCTTTCAGGAGAACCATCATGAACACCACCGACCGCACCATCCGTATCGGCCTGATCGGAGCCGGCGGCATCGCCGGCGCCCACGTCGCGGGTTACGCCCTCAACCCCGACACCGTCACCTTCGCCGCCGTTGCCGACCCGGTGCGCGCGAACGCCGAAGCGCGCGCCGCCGGCACCGACGCCGCGATCTTCGCCGACTACACCGAGATGCTGGCCGTCGCCGACATCGACGCCGTCGACATCTGCCTGCCCCACCACCTGCACAAGACAGCGATCGTCGCCGCCGCCCGCGCCGGCAAGCACATCTTGTGCGAGAAGCCGCTCTGCCTCACCCCGGAGGAGGCCCGCGAGGTCGCCGCCGCCGTGGACGAGGCGGGCGTCACCCTGATGTGCGCCCACAACCAGCTGTTCCTGCCCGCTGTCGCCAAGGCCAAGGAGCTGCTCGACAGCGGCACGATCGGACGCGTCTACGAAGTGCGCACCACCGACAGCTTCCACAACGACTTCGACCCCGAGAACATGGGGTGGCGCGCCCATGCCGCCACGAGCGGCGGTGGCGAGCTCATCGACACGGGGTACCACCCCTCCTACCTGCTGCTCCACCTGGCCGGCGCTTCGCCGGTGGAGGTCACCGCGATGCTCGCGACCCACCGCCTCAGCTTCATGGAGGGGGAGGACTCCGCCACCGTGCTCGTGCGCTTCGACAACGGGGTGATCGGCACCATCGTGACGAGCTGGGCCTACGATGCCGCCGACAGCACCGAGCGCTTCTCAGCGGTGGGCGAGCGGGGAACCCTCACCAGCGACGGCACCACGCTGAGCTACCACGTGCGAGGTGAGGAGCCGGTGATCCTCGAGCTGGACCCCGTCGACGAGTTCGGCGAGGAGATCGGCCACTTCGCCCGCAGCATCCTCGACGGAACGCGACCGCTGCACACGCAGAAGGAGGGGATCGAGGTGCTCGGCATCATCCTCGGCGCGTACGAGTCCGCCCGCACCCGCGCGATCGCGGAGGTGCGCTCGCTCGACCGCGTCGGCTGAGCCGAGCCCAGCCCGAGCGCACCTCCACGCCCGCGCTGCGCCACCCCCGCCCCACCCTTGAACCGGCGAGCGGTCGCAAAACGTCGCTTCGACGCCTGAAATGACGACGAGAACGACGATTTGCGACCGCTCATCAGAGGTGCCGATAGGCGGGGTCAGGCGCAGAGCAGCCGCGCGACCGCCTCCGCGTTCACCCGGCCGGAGCCGTAGGAGTAGACCGCGTTCACCGCACCCGAGTCGGGGAGCCGGCCGGGCGCATCCGGCGCGGGCCAGCCCGCCACGATCACGACCGTGTCGGGGCGGGAGACCAGCACCGCGGCGAGCACCCCGGCCTCCAGCGAACTGCTCTGAACCTGGTTGACGACGAGCACGGGCGCCGTCGCACCGGCCAGGGCGCGGGTCGCCCGCAGCGTCGCCGCCTCGACCCCGCCCGCCTCGGTCAGCCACACGGGATCGACCTCACGATAGGCGCCGAGCGCCTGTGCGAACCGGTCGCTCTGCGGGCCGACCGCGATGTTCCGCTTGGTGCGGGCATCGACCACGGTCACCCGGCCCGGCCCCAGAACCGGCCGGCCGACGACGCGGAGCGCGGCCTCGGCGACCGGCAGCCAATCGACCGGCGCGGGCACTTCGACCGACACAGACGCTTCGACCGGCACAGGCGCTCCGACCGGCGCGGGCGCTCCGGCCGACACAGACGCTCCGGCCGACACAGACGCTTCGACCGACACAGACGCTTCGACCGGCGCGGGCACTCCGACCGGCGCGGGCGTTCCGAGCGGCCTTCTTTCGCGCACCCAGGAGGCGAGCCCGGTCACCCGGGCAGCCGCCGCCTCGACCCGAGCGGGCAGCAGCTCACCCGACACCATCGCCGCGACGATCGCATCCCGCACCTCGAGGAACTCCCGTTCGTCGGTGGCTCCGCCCGGCTGGGGCGGGTTGCTGGCAGGGTTGCCGACGCAGAGCAGGTCGACCCCGGCGAGGAGCGCGGCGACCGCGCCCGGCCCCATCCCGACGGTGTGGCGGATCGCCGCCATGTCGAGCGCGTCGGAGACGATCACCCCGTCGAATCCCAGCGAGCGGAGCATCCCGAGCGCCCGGGCGTTCAGCGTGGCCGGCGCTTCGCCGAGGTGCGGCACCCGGATGTGGGCGGTCATCACGGCTTTCACCCCCGCCTCGATCGCGGCCACGAACGGAGGCAGGTGAACCCCGTCGAGCTCCTCGGGAGTCGCGTTGGAGATCGCGAGGGCGAGATGCGAGTCGGTCGAGGTGTCGCCGTGTCCGGGGAAGTGTTTGGCGCATGCCGCTACGCCGGCCGATTGGAGCCCGCGAACGGCCGCGGCCGTGTGCCGCGACACGAGCTCGGCGCTCGCGCCGAACGACCGCACCCCGATCACGGGGTTGCGGGGGTCGACGTTCACGTCGAGCGTCGGCGCGAGATCGACGTCGATTCCGGCCGCGGCCACCAGCTCGCCGGTCCAGACGGCGGCCGCCTCCGTCGTCGCGGTGTCGTCGTAGCGGCCGAGCACGGCGTTCCCCGGTGTCGACGAGCCGGTGCGCGCCTCGAGCCGGGTGACGATTCCGCCCTCCTCGTCCACCCCGATGAGCGCGTTCGGGTTGAGCTCGTGGATGCGCGCCGACAACGCCCGCACCTCGTCGCTGCCGCCGATGTTCTGTTCGAAGTAGACGAGGCCGGCGAGCCCCTCGGCGAGGGCGTCCTCCGCCCACGAGGGGAGGGTCCGCCCCCGGAATCCCGGCCACACCACGGCGTTCGCCAGGCGTCGCAGGGCGGCGTGATCGGAAGGGTTCTGCACGGCGATGCTCCGTTCGATGGAGGGAGGGGGTTCCGCTCCGTGCGATCGCGCCGAACGCACGGAGCGGAAGTTTGTCAGTGCGGCGGCCTCGTGGCCCGTTCGAGGTGCACGAGAATGTGCTCGTACTCGGCGCCGACCGCGCGGGTCAGCCCGAGCTCGCAGGTGCGATTCGTCGAGGCGTATGCGTCGCATCCGGCCCCGGCGATTTCGGCCGCCTCGGCCGCCGTCGCACTGGCGGTGAGCTCGGGATGCAGCAGACCCCGGTCACCGGCGAAGCCGCAACAGCTCCAGTCCACCGGTGTTGTCACATCGGCCGCGATCGCCGAGGCGATCTGCGTGAGGTCGGCGTCGATCCCGAGCTGGCTCGACGAGCAGGTGGGATGCAGCGCCATCGAGCCGATGCGCTCCGTCACCGTGAGCGCCGGGAGCACATGCTCACGCACGAAGGCGATGCTGTCGACGACGGTCATCGACCCGTTCTCCGCACTCGCGGCCAGGCCCTCAGTGCAGCTGCTGGCGTCGCAGACCACCGGCAGACGGCCGCCGTCGGTCGCGCTCGCCAGAACGGATCCGACGCGTTCGTCCATCCGTTCGTGGCCGGCGGTGAACCCTTTGGACTTCCAGGGGGTTCCACAGCAGAGCGAACCGATGCCCGACGGGATCAGCACCTCCACCCCGGCACGCTCGCAGAGGGCGAGGAACGCCTCCGACACCGAAAGCGCCCCGGCGGGAGGGCCGAACATCGTTCCGACGCAGGCTGGGAAGTACACGGCGACGGGATGCTCCGGCGTGCGTGACCGTCTCGTCTTCCCTCCGCCCGGCAGTTCGGGCGAGGCGAGCGGAATGCGGTCGTCCCCCAGCACGGCCCGGCCGAGCGTCGTGACACCGCCCACGAGCGGGTGGGGGAGGATCTTCGCCGCGCTGAGCGCCACGCTCGCCGTGCTGGTCACCGCACCCCAGACGCGCGAGGCGCCATTCCACACGGCCGACTCGACCGGCCCCACCGACTCGGCGCGCAGGCGCCGAACGAGGTCCCCGGTGTTGATGCCGACCGGGCAGGCCGATTGGCACATCCCGTCGACCGCGCAGGTGTCGACCCCCTGATACTCGTAGTCGGCTCGCAGCTCACCGAGCAGGGCGGTGTCGCCGCGCGCCTCCGCGTCGGCCATCTCCCGCCGCAGCACGATGCGTTGTCGCGGGGTGAGGGTGAGATCCCGCGAGGGGCAGGCCGGCTCGCAGTAGCCGCATTCGACGCAGCGGTCGACCTCGGATTCGACCGCCGGGGTGATTTTGAGGTCGCGGAGGTACGAGTCGGCCTCGTCGGAGAGCACGACGCCGGGGCTGAGGATGCCGTGCGGATCGAACAGCCGCTTGATCTCCCGCATCACGGCGTGGAGTTCGTCGCCGTATTGCCTCCCGACGAACGGGGCCATCACCCGGCCCGTGCCGTGCTCGGCTTTGAGCGAGCCGCCGAGCCCCAGGACGAGGTCGACCATGGCTTCGGTGAAGCCGCGGTACCGCTCCAGGAGCTCGGGCCGGTCGAACCGTTCCGTGAGCATGAAGTGCACGTTGCCATCTTTTGCGTGGCCGAAGATGACGGAGTTCTCGTACCCGAAGCGGGCGAAGAGCTGGATCAGTCCCTCGCAGACGGCGCCGAGGTTCTCGACGGGGACGACGATGTCTTCGAGCAGCGCGGTGGTGCCCGAGGAGCGCGCGCCGGCGACCGCCGTGTAGAGGCCCTTCCGCACATGCCAGAGCGCGGCCCGCCGGTCGGCGTCCGCCGTCATCGAGACCGGTGCGACAACCGGCAGCGCGGCGACGACCGCTGCGGTTCGCTGCAGTTGCGCGGCGAGCGCCGACTCGGATGCGTCCTGCAACTCGATGAGCAGCGCGGCGTGCTCGTCGACCGCCAGATCGCCGATGTCGGGGGGACAGTCGGGTAGCTGCTGCGCGACCCGCAGGGAGGTGGCGTCCAGCAGCTCCACCGTCGCGAATCCGGCGGCGGCCAGCACCGGCGCTGCCGCCGCCGCCTCCTGCAGGGTGGAGAAGACCGCGAGGGCGGTCGCCGCCACCGGCTGCACGGGCACCGTGCGGAACGTCGCGTCGGCGATGAACCCGAGGGTGCCCTCACTGCCGATCAGCAGGTGGGCGAGGATCTCGGCGGGGCGCTCGTGGTCGAGCAGCGCGTTGACGCTGTACCCCATGGTGTTCTTGCGGCTGAACAGCCGCTGAACCGTCGCGACCGACGCCGGATCGGCGAGCACCCGGCGGCGCAAACCGGCGAGGCCGGCAGACAGCTCGGGCTCGAGTCGCGCGAGCTCGGCCTCCACATCCGGATGCGCGGTGTCGACGACGGTTCCGCTCGGCAGCACGACGACAAGCGACTCCACCGTGCGATACGAGTTGTGCTCGATCCCGCACGCCATGCCACTGGAATTGTTGGCGAGGACACCGCCGATGGTGCAGGCGACCTCGCTCGCCGGGTCGGGCCCCAATTTGCGACCGAATCGCGCGAGATGCGCGTTCACCTGCCGCACCGTCGCCCCGGGGCCGACCTGCACGCGCATCCCGTCGTCGAGCACCCGGATGCGCCGGAAGTGGCGTCGTGTGTCGGCCAGCACCCCGGCGGTCGATCCCTGCCCGCTCAAGCTGGTGCCGCCCGAACGGAACGTCAGCGAGTCTCCCGCTTCACGGACGCGCCCGAAGAGGGCGACGATGTCGTCGACCCCTTCGGGCGTGGCCACCGCCGACGGCACGAGCAGATAGTGCGATGCGTCGTGCGCGATGGCGTGCCGACGGGTCAGGCCGTCGGCGAGCGGGGTCGGGCTCACGGCCCGGCGAGCTCGAACTTGGAGCTGCCCCCGACGACGAAGCCGCAGGCGCGCTCGGAACCGACGAGACAGCCTTTGGCCGTCATCATCGCGGTGTAGTAGTCGATGTAGCGGAAGCCGTAGGTCTCGCCGCGGGCGAAGGCCTGGTTCTGGATGGCCGCCCGCCAGCGCTCGAACGCCTCCTCCGGGATCGGCACGTAGAGATCGGGCACGAAGCCGTCGGCATCCTCCCAGTTGTCGGCGTGCAGGAACTGGTTGACGCCGTGCCGGCCGAGCGGGCTGTCCACCGGCAGCGACGCGAGGAACCGGGCGCGCTCGGCGAGGATCGCCGCCCGCTCGTGGTCGCGGTGGATGCTCTTCGTCCAGTGGCTGATGATGATCTCGGGCTTCTCGACCCGGATGATGTCGGCGATCTGGTCGGCCGCATCGTCGTCGTCCGGCAGGAAGCCGTCGGAGTAGTCGAGCACCCGGAACTCCGCGCCGATGTCGGCGGCGAACTGCTCGCCCTCGCGGATCTTCTGCACGCGGTATTCGTCCGGCGTGAGACGGGGGTGGCCGCGTTCTCCATACGTGCAGGCGAGGATGATAGCCCGATCCCCGTCGAGGACCATCTTGGCGAGGGTCGGCCCCGCCGTCAGATCCATGTCTCCGATGTGCCCGCCGATGGCGAGGACGGTTCTGCTCACGTTCTGCTCCGTTTCATTCTGCGGGTGCCGGTCATTTCATGCCGCTGAGCACGACACCGCGCACGTAGTACTTCTGGAAGAAGAGGAAGATCAGCAGCACGGGGATCGTGCTGATCACGATGCCGGCCATGACGATGGGCATCGTGCGGTTCGGGTCGATGAAGCTCTGCAACAGCTGGATGCCCACCGGGAGGGTCATCAGGTCGGGGTTCGTCGACGCCATCAGGGAGGTCCAGATGTATTCGTTCCACTGGCCGACGAAGGTGATCAGGCCCAGCGTGATCGCGACGGGTTTCGCCTGCGGGAGCACGATGTTGAAGAACAGCCGCCACTCCCCCGCGCCGTCGATCCGCGCCGCCTCCAGCATCTCGTTCGGGACGCCGACCATGAACTGGCGCATGAGGAAGATGCCGAAACCGCTGACGAGGAACGGGAGCATCAGCGAGACGATGTTGGTGGTCATGCCGCCGTCGCCACCCTGGCCGAG contains the following coding sequences:
- a CDS encoding FAD-binding and (Fe-S)-binding domain-containing protein; its protein translation is MSPTPLADGLTRRHAIAHDASHYLLVPSAVATPEGVDDIVALFGRVREAGDSLTFRSGGTSLSGQGSTAGVLADTRRHFRRIRVLDDGMRVQVGPGATVRQVNAHLARFGRKLGPDPASEVACTIGGVLANNSSGMACGIEHNSYRTVESLVVVLPSGTVVDTAHPDVEAELARLEPELSAGLAGLRRRVLADPASVATVQRLFSRKNTMGYSVNALLDHERPAEILAHLLIGSEGTLGFIADATFRTVPVQPVAATALAVFSTLQEAAAAAPVLAAAGFATVELLDATSLRVAQQLPDCPPDIGDLAVDEHAALLIELQDASESALAAQLQRTAAVVAALPVVAPVSMTADADRRAALWHVRKGLYTAVAGARSSGTTALLEDIVVPVENLGAVCEGLIQLFARFGYENSVIFGHAKDGNVHFMLTERFDRPELLERYRGFTEAMVDLVLGLGGSLKAEHGTGRVMAPFVGRQYGDELHAVMREIKRLFDPHGILSPGVVLSDEADSYLRDLKITPAVESEVDRCVECGYCEPACPSRDLTLTPRQRIVLRREMADAEARGDTALLGELRADYEYQGVDTCAVDGMCQSACPVGINTGDLVRRLRAESVGPVESAVWNGASRVWGAVTSTASVALSAAKILPHPLVGGVTTLGRAVLGDDRIPLASPELPGGGKTRRSRTPEHPVAVYFPACVGTMFGPPAGALSVSEAFLALCERAGVEVLIPSGIGSLCCGTPWKSKGFTAGHERMDERVGSVLASATDGGRLPVVCDASSCTEGLAASAENGSMTVVDSIAFVREHVLPALTVTERIGSMALHPTCSSSQLGIDADLTQIASAIAADVTTPVDWSCCGFAGDRGLLHPELTASATAAEAAEIAGAGCDAYASTNRTCELGLTRAVGAEYEHILVHLERATRPPH
- a CDS encoding carbohydrate ABC transporter permease produces the protein MALLHAGRHRRRADGTAVPRHAVQFLQGAGEYGILPYHFLPQDFTWGNYGAAFEQLQLGHLFVNSVVVTLVVTASVLITSAMAGYALAKLRFRGRDVIFRFILATMMLPPFLLLIPDFLIMLNWPLVGGNNILGQGGDGGMTTNIVSLMLPFLVSGFGIFLMRQFMVGVPNEMLEAARIDGAGEWRLFFNIVLPQAKPVAITLGLITFVGQWNEYIWTSLMASTNPDLMTLPVGIQLLQSFIDPNRTMPIVMAGIVISTIPVLLIFLFFQKYYVRGVVLSGMK
- a CDS encoding PIG-L deacetylase family protein; translated protein: MSRTVLAIGGHIGDMDLTAGPTLAKMVLDGDRAIILACTYGERGHPRLTPDEYRVQKIREGEQFAADIGAEFRVLDYSDGFLPDDDDAADQIADIIRVEKPEIIISHWTKSIHRDHERAAILAERARFLASLPVDSPLGRHGVNQFLHADNWEDADGFVPDLYVPIPEEAFERWRAAIQNQAFARGETYGFRYIDYYTAMMTAKGCLVGSERACGFVVGGSSKFELAGP
- a CDS encoding glycoside hydrolase family 3 protein, producing MQNPSDHAALRRLANAVVWPGFRGRTLPSWAEDALAEGLAGLVYFEQNIGGSDEVRALSARIHELNPNALIGVDEEGGIVTRLEARTGSSTPGNAVLGRYDDTATTEAAAVWTGELVAAAGIDVDLAPTLDVNVDPRNPVIGVRSFGASAELVSRHTAAAVRGLQSAGVAACAKHFPGHGDTSTDSHLALAISNATPEELDGVHLPPFVAAIEAGVKAVMTAHIRVPHLGEAPATLNARALGMLRSLGFDGVIVSDALDMAAIRHTVGMGPGAVAALLAGVDLLCVGNPASNPPQPGGATDEREFLEVRDAIVAAMVSGELLPARVEAAAARVTGLASWVRERRPLGTPAPVGVPAPVEASVSVEASVSAGASVSAGAPAPVGAPVPVEASVSVEVPAPVDWLPVAEAALRVVGRPVLGPGRVTVVDARTKRNIAVGPQSDRFAQALGAYREVDPVWLTEAGGVEAATLRATRALAGATAPVLVVNQVQSSSLEAGVLAAVLVSRPDTVVIVAGWPAPDAPGRLPDSGAVNAVYSYGSGRVNAEAVARLLCA